Below is a genomic region from Cloeon dipterum chromosome 2, ieCloDipt1.1, whole genome shotgun sequence.
tataaaaaaaattgacaaaaattaaaaaggacaatttaaaaatgcaactcactctgcgtgccagatgcagaaGTAACAAATTAGATCAtgatcctcgatttcctcggcaAATTCGTAGCCGCAAATATTCAGCAACCAATTCTGcggcttctccttgtccacgttgAAAGCTTGGACAAATCCATCCGCTGCCGGACGCTCGCAAAAGACGCAGAGAGGCTTCGCGAACGACATTTCAGATCGAGAATCTTCCAAGCAATGAACACGATGGGTAACGAGGAGAAAACCTTATTCACTTTTGCTGCAAGcatctacaaaatttaaaaaaaatatcccctTGGCACATATTCTAGCAATGATTAATGATCTGtaagaatttcctttttctaaACAGAAAACTTTGAAAGAATCTATTTATGcaatttgtaatatttcctCGACTATTTTTTACGTTGAAAAAATGATCAAGTTTTAGTAAGAAATCAGAAAGAACCGCAGAAAACGTGCGCTCCAATCGTTTACGAAACAGAGACGGAGGGCGAAAATCTGTAGCACGGACTGCGCGCAGGGGGGATGAAAGGGTTGGAATTGCGGAGTGAATCGGTCCAAACGATGCAGGCAGGGATGATCGCgggacaaaagaaaaattaatacattcaCGAGTCGTCGGCGCTGAGCTGCCTTAAAGCGGAGCGACCTTTCTTTTCTTGCCGCGCGCCGGCCGCGCGTCATTGCTGCCCCATTCTTCTCCGCCGCCGCTTGCACGAGCGGCTATACGTgcgaaaaatggaaaattcgtGTTTAACCGGTGAATTGCAACCGCTGCGGCCGATTATTCCGAGCTGATAGGCACCCGTTCTTTCGTAAATCAGCCGGAAGTTGTTGCCTTAATTGCGATTTAAACAGACGTGCATTGACTTTATTAtgagataaaatgaaaaagctgctcaattctattaattttagccagaaacataaattattaataaaatggaaggttgcataaatttatttgttccgAAAAACCGTTcccaaacacaaaataattgattaagACGAAAATAACTGgtttccataattttaaatttattcaattaaaataaaaatttcttattggTTGCCATTTTTATCTTACTGAGAGGTTAATAACATttaagtgcgcatgcgtgacttGAACGTATCCTCAATTTGGGTTTCTAGGtgcttaaattaactttttattagttgtttgaatattcgcgcAATTTGaggctgcgcagtaaacttgtgcgcatcttaagcatgcgcagtatgttcaaatcTCTTTTTAATCTGACAGAAAGGCTGAAAAttatcactgcgcatgcgtgacccaaattaaaaccttctgcgcagtcatAATTCCAACCGGGGTCctggttgcgatctgtgtttggttttcccgccggtcagaagtcaatatggcgccGCAATAATGGAGGCAAATCAGAAAACATaacttatttttagttaaatcagtcagtttgaaaaattcgcccattttgaagctgcgtagtaaacttgtgcgcattttaatcatgcgcagtatgttcaaatcTTTTCTTAAACTCACAGGGAGGCTTAAaatcatcactgcgcatgcgtaacccaaattaaaaccttctgcgcaatCGAAATTACCACCGGGGTCCGAATTGCGATCTCTGTGTTgattcccgccggtcagaagtcaaaatggcgtcgaaataatggaagccaatcaggagacagtccagcggacAATCAGAAGCgacgaaaaagaggcgtgccgacctaataatttcattcccgcgtaatttgttacatttccattggcctgatgtgccatctaacggtcgattcaccaattaccaggctaatcagctgtttttaaagaattaatatTCTACTTTCCACCgcaaaactttattaaaaattaaatgaatttatcacCTAAATAAATCGTAGGTTtctcatttataaaaatctccttttcactgaaaaaaaaaatacttgactTGTGGCGTGGAGCAAAGAAGTATATACagctctcacaatcagtgatTTGTGCCGCGTGTCGGCGTTCGATACTCCATATTTCCACCGGGGGCAAACAATGAATTGAATCGCGTAGTGTTTGTGCGGAAAATATCGTCTTTCGCCACTATGCGCCGAGAGCACGGTCCATTCAAAggagtgagagaaagagagaaagagagaaacaaTGCTGGCTCTCGCGCTGTGTCTCAGGTTGCATGAATTAATCACCGCCCTAGAAACGAAAGCGAACAATAATGGCAATGACGGCCAGAGTCTATAGAataagaaagagaaagagagatcgAGAGCAGCCGAATCAATTTCCTTCTCCTGgctgaagaaaatttatttaaaactttgctcattagtattttattatcaaaatgttccctttttttaattcaatgctCGAGTGTCTtgaagtatttattttaaaaaataaaattaccagcCGTTAACCCTTTTCTTATTCTTGATCTTATCTAAAAAGTTTActgctcaaataaaaaattgagagttTTTCTTCAGGAGTCGAGAAAggaaggaagaaagaaagttgATGGGAAAAGAAGTTTGGAAAACGTTTAGCGTGGATGCTGGAAGAGAAGGAGAGATAATAATAGTTTTCCGCCTCTGCGTGGgtgaaaagatgaaatttaatcagtaaTTCAAATCTCATTGTGCGCGGATAGATTTAATGAAAGGATAACGACGCAGCCATCATCGATTTCCATCCCGTTGccgttttttcatttttatctctttcaaTTTCGCAGCCAACAACAAATTGCTGCAACGCGTGTTTTGATTTCGCAGCGCAGCCGAACGGCGCTCCAGGGACACAAACAAAATTGTCGCAGCCAGGCGAGCGAATTTATTTTCGGCTAATCATGAAAGCGAGTTCAGAACGGGcaagaatttcaataaatgcgtcttttgaattttattaattttgctttcgaggaaaaataaagtcaaaaattccttcaaactaataaattctgctctaaaaataattaagttgcAAAAGGTGTCGAAAGGGTCGCAGCGGGGGCAAAAGACACGCAGAAGTTTGTTTGATGTGCACTCGAGAGCTGCGTTCTTCGGGGCTGCAATGTGATTAGAGCGCCGCAAGATGTTTACCTCGAATCGCGCAGACAAATTATCGGCGCCAATAAACGCGCCGACAGACCTTTCACTCGCTGACAGACGCGCGCCGATAATTTCATCGCCCCGGCCGcaggatattttattaaagcaaaAGGCGAAAATTGCTCGAGaggtgtgctgctgctgcggcgtcGTAATTTCTTCGACAGCTGTGTCAAGCCGGTAGGCACTTCATTTTCTGCTGGGATAAAAATATCGGAATAAAAAGGGTTGAGAGGAACataggatttttttcattattttttaattttcgaagaTTTTAATGCACTAGATCCACTCGAACTTCCTGATTTCTGAACGTCACATATGTTTTTTTAGTCAAggatattttagaaatttctgTTTAGAAAAAGGGAATTCTTAAAGATCATTAATCATGGCtggagaattttaaaagaatctAGAATATGTTTGAAGGGGCAAAAACTAGtggggaaaatttttcaaatttttgaggTGCCTCTGCAACAAAGGTGAATAAGGTTTTCTCCTCGTCATCCATCGTATTCATTCCTTGGAAGATTCTCACCCCATGATGTCGTCAGCGAGGCCACTCTGCGTTTTGTGCGAGCGTCCGGCGCCGGACGGATTTGTCCAAGCTGTcaacgtggacaaggagaagctgcagaatTGGTTGCTGAAAATTTGCGGACACGAATTtgccgaggaaatcgaggatcaCGACCTCATTTGTtacttttgcatctggcatGCAGAGTGAgtcgaaatattaaattgtcctgtttaattttttttacttaatttttttatgaaaaggtTCCTGGCCAAACACGGCTTGAATTGCGGGGCTGATTCTTGGTGGCCTCATGATTTGGAATATTTGGATGACGCggcaaaagagctgcggaaaagctattttggtgaattcaTTCTTTAATATGtcgttgaataattattaattaatcaagttTATTGCTTTCGTAGATGGAAAAGCTGAGCAGTGCTGGGTTCAGTTGGAAAACGTTGATGATTCGGAGGAACGAATTGAGACCGGACATAGACTTCAAATTGAGcagaaaatgaggaaatgtCTCTACTGTGAGAAATCATACAAAAATGGCACGAGGTTGGGAGAACACGTGAAGAGAGCgcacaaaaatgccatcaggtgtgaaaACCAAAGATGTGCTACCTACTTCCacacaattgaggaaaaagaagagcacgtCAAGCATTTCCACAAGACaccgagagaaagaaagattaTTCAGTGCCCATTTTGTGAAAAGGAGTTCCAGGGATATAATAACTACCGCCAGCATGTTCGACGTATCCACAATGAATATCCGGTGAATTGTGCTTTCCGTGGTTGCattgattatttcaaaactgaagATGAAATGAAATCTCACTTTGATACAACTCACAAGGATGAAGGTGAAGAACCCAAAGCCTACGAATGCGAGTATTGTGGATAtagagcaaagaaaaaaagggaCTTGGAAAGACACCTTGCTGCGAAGCATTTGCCGAAGACAATCAAGTGTGAAAAGTGCGACAAATGGTTCTCTTCGatgaaattgctgaaaattcaTGACCAACGAGATCATTCgctaaaaatttgctcaatttgcGATGAAGAAGTTACATCACGGAATATCAGTAAACACCTGAAAAACCAGAGATGCCatcgctgcaaaaacaaatttgattgcTTAGGGTTAATTAAAACGCACAGGGAAACTTGCAAAGAAACTCATTTCAAATGCGGCAAGTGCCCAAAGAAATTCCCGAAGAGGTCATTGTTACATTACCACGTGAAAAGAAATCACGGAATTAACTCTTGGCGAGGTTTGCAACACCAGAATCTTGGTTACAAATGCAGACCATGCAAAAGGTACTTCAAAAGCGCTCAAACCTTGAAGAAACACTTGAAATATGTACACAGCGCTGctaatttgaagcaatgcgCGCACTGTCCTAAAAGCTTCACTCTTCTCTCGACATTGAAATTCCATTTGGCCATGAGACATAATTTGATTGCGTGTCACTTTGAATGTGATTTCTGCAAGAAGAGGTTTTTGTGGAAATGTGACCTTCTAGTGCATATTCAACTTTCCCACTTGGATCGCGCTCGTGGAAATTGCACAATTTGTGGAAAGAAAATGCTCATCCACTCGATAGAAGCACACATGTTATATTTTCAcgacaaaaactaaaactttgattttgatatagattttggaaaattatgaaaattatttttaactcaagtATAAATTAGCACACAAAACTTGTCACTATTTTGTTTAGACtttataatatttgaataaaattgcaatatgtaaaaaaatgaattcccTTTTCCTTGAACACACTTGTccagataattattttctacatTCCCCTTTTACAGCTATAAAAATCGCTTATGAATCAAATTGATCAAAATCTGCTTtctgttttgttattttaaaaaatatctcaaactTGATTAAGGCGATGAACCTCACTGATGCACTacattatttaacaattaaattttaacacttccCTGCCGGCTGCATAGCTCCaggccgactcgctacttgctgctttgcacctttgcagcatgcgtgatttggcttcacgggacgaatgtctagcgtttcaatgtagtcctcggtgcggaggcaagtggcccttgagtgggctgggtccctgtgcgacctggtgcgcccattcaatccgttcgcggtaaTATTCGCACTcagaattcagcattcgtgctagtgcagtgcgcgcacTTCCAGGTCCGAACACAGggataaagattaaaaaaaataaacactattgcagtttttctaattaaaaattatctaaacgGGGCACAACGCTCTTGAATGTGTTCATCAACCCCATCTCAAGTTGAGATTTCTCGATTCACGAATTGGATTTGGATTCAGGAAACTCTagtcaacaaattttatactcTGCTACTGTTAATACACAAAAGACcaacatttataaattatataaatcatATGCATTCGATTTCTTATATTTGAcaaccaatcaaataaaaattacttacaaaatttagaaattataatatatatataaggGTTTAATTTCATACGAATCtctaagaaatatttaaatatataaatattagtGTGTCAGATACCAGAAATTGTCTGACGATTTTAACAATGATTTAGCTTTCTGGTGACAatagataaaatattcaaaggcATCACAAAAAATGGACatatcttgaattttttaaatggaggTAAAAATATCTTCCTATCGATTCCGAGAGCATCGCTTTTTGGTCAGCTATACGATTCTGCTTGTAGCAGCCTCATTTCCCCCTTCCCTCCATCAGCTGTTTATCTTGATCCCTCCTTGCGCTAACAAGCGGGGAGGGGGCGACGGCCTGGGTAAAAATAATCCTCCTCCCTGCTCGCTAGCGCAAAGGCGATAGGTATGATAAGGGGAAAGGTGGCTGCTTCTTGCTTCCACTTCTCTTCAACCCTCATTGCTTGAAAGGTTCTCGTTCGGAAATGTCGTCAGCGAGGCCACTCTGCGTTTTGTGCGAGCGTCCAGCGGCGGACGGATTCATCCAAGCTGAcaacgtggacaaggagaagctgcagaatTGGTTGCTGAACATTTGTGGATACGAATTTGCCGAGGAAATTGAGGATCACGACCTAATTTGTTACTTCTGCATCTGGCACGGAGAGTgagtcaatttaattaattgtcctgtttatttttgtttcatttctttatttttttttatataaaaaggtTTCATGCCAAACAAGGCTTAGATTTTGAGGCGGATTCTTGGTGGCCTCAGGATTTGGAATATTTGGACGACGCGtcaaaagagctgcggaaaagttattttggtaaattctAAAGGTGTtcaatcaagaaaaatttaaatcacgtttattacttttttagaAGGAAAAGTTGAGCAGTGCTGGGTTCAGTTGGAGGAAATAGCAGAGTCAGAagacgaagaagaagaaattgaATCTGACAACCATTCTAAGCTGAAAAGGACAAAATGTTTCTACTGTGATAAATCATACAAATTTAGTTCAAGCTTGGCAAACCACGTGAAGAATGAAcacaaaaatgccatcaggtgtgaaaaatacaaatgcgTCACCTACTTCCACACAATTGAGGAGAAAGAAGAGCACGTCAAGAATTTCCACGAGATGCCGAGAgaacgaaaaattattcagtgcTGTTTTTGTGAAAAGGAATTTCAGGCAAATTGTAGCTACCACCAGCATGTTCGTTCTGTCCACACTGAATTTCCGGTGAAATGCGCTCTGATTGGCTGCGTCTTGTATTTCAAATCCGAGTCTGATATGAAATCTCACATTGAGTCAGCTCACAAGGAGGAAGACGAGGCTAAAGTCAACAAATGCAAGTATTGCGGGTTCagagcaaagcaaaaaataaatttggaaaaacacATTGCTCGGAAGCATTTGCCGAAGACAATCAAGTGTTCCAAGTGcgacaaattgttttctacCATGAAATTGCTGAAGA
It encodes:
- the LOC135935741 gene encoding zinc finger protein 845-like; this encodes MSSARPLCVLCERPAPDGFVQAVNVDKEKLQNWLLKICGHEFAEEIEDHDLICYFCIWHAEFLAKHGLNCGADSWWPHDLEYLDDAAKELRKSYFDGKAEQCWVQLENVDDSEERIETGHRLQIEQKMRKCLYCEKSYKNGTRLGEHVKRAHKNAIRCENQRCATYFHTIEEKEEHVKHFHKTPRERKIIQCPFCEKEFQGYNNYRQHVRRIHNEYPVNCAFRGCIDYFKTEDEMKSHFDTTHKDEGEEPKAYECEYCGYRAKKKRDLERHLAAKHLPKTIKCSRSEMSSARPLCVLCERPAADGFIQADNVDKEKLQNWLLNICGYEFAEEIEDHDLICYFCIWHGEITFITFLEGKVEQCWVQLEEIAESEDEEEEIESDNHSKLKRTKCFYCDKSYKFSSSLANHVKNEHKNAIRCEKYKCVTYFHTIEEKEEHVKNFHEMPRERKIIQCCFCEKEFQANCSYHQHVRSVHTEFPVKCALIGCVLYFKSESDMKSHIESAHKEEDEAKVNKCKYCGFRAKQKINLEKHIARKHLPKTIKCSKCDKLFSTMKLLKMHDQRDHSFKICSVCDEEVTSRNISLHLKKQNCRRCKNKFDCLGLIQKHRESCKGIQFKCEKCAKTFQMSHRLNYHVRRMHRNNSWRGLQHQNLGYKCSTCKMFFKNATTLKKHLKYVHSAANLKQCAHCPKSFTLLSTLKYHLAKKHNLIACHFECDFCKKRFFQKFVLQLHIQRSHLDRARGKCEICGKEMFIHSMENHLLYFHDKH